Genomic segment of Dactylococcopsis salina PCC 8305:
TATCATCGGCATCAAAAACCATACTCCCTTTACTGAGAGCATTTAAACCGATAATACTCCGTAAAAGGGTGGTTTTCCCCACCCCATTTCGTCCTAATAAGCAAGCTAAATCCCCTTTTTCTACTTTCATGGAGATATCAAACAAAACTGGCGTTTGTCCATAGCCTGCGGTAACATTTGAGAGTTCAAGCAGCGACATCGATTCTTTCACGACCAAGATAGACCTCCACAACTTTCGGGTTATTTTGTACTTCTTCCACGCTTCCTTCCGCTAAAGTTTGTCCTTGGTGAAGAACAACAATGCGCTGGGCAATTTGTTTAACAAATTCCATATCATGTTCAATTACAACCACCGCATGAAACTCGGACATGGCTTTAATAATTTCCCCTGTAGTGTGAGTTTCTTCGGGAGTCATGCCTGCAGTCGGTTCATCTAATAAAATTACAGTGGGGTCTTGCGCCAAAACCATGCCAATTTCTACCCACTGTTTTTGTCCATGAGACAGGGAAGAAACTTTAGTTCCCGCGTCGTCCATTAACCCGATACGCTCTAAAACCGACGTGATTTTATGGCGTTTCATTGTGGTGAGTTTGGCAGTAATGGAGGCAAAAATGCCGTGAGACCCTTTGAGGGCAAGTAAAATGTTCTCAAAGACCGTTAACTCGTTATAAACGTTAGGATTTTGGAATTTGCGTCCAATTCCCATCCGAGCGATTTCGTGAGGCGGATGATTTGTGATATTTTTCTCTTGAAATTCTACGTGACCGTGAGCCACTGGAGATTTACCAACAATGGCATCAAGTAGGGTACTTTTACCAGCACCATTGGGTCCGATAATGGTGACGATTTCACGGTCAGCAACCTCAAGGTTAACGCCTTTGAGGGCTTTAAATCCAAAAAATTCAACTTGTAAGTCTTTAACGGAAAGAATTTGATTCATGGGGGATTAACTCCTTAGCGACGGAAAAATTGCTTGCTCAACATTTTCAAGGGTAATTTTATTAATTTCTGTAACGGTGTTATCCAATCAATGAGTTGGGCTTGTAAATAACCACTAGAAGAATTAGCAGTTGCGGCTTTCCTGTTCCCTTGAATAAAATTTAGGGTTTTAGGAATTAAACTCATTAAGCCGTTGGGAATGAATAAAACAACCACCAAGAGTAACACACCGACAATTAATTGCCAGTCTTGTGTCACTTGTTCAGCATAGTTCTGCACTTGTCCTAAAATCAAGGCGGCGGCAAGGGGACCAATTAAAGTTCCGCGTCCGCCAATGGCAACCCAAATCACAACTTGTGTGCCAAAGGAAACGGCGAGATACACTGGCGAAATAAATTGATTGAGGGCAACAAATAATCCGCCAGCAATGCCAGCAATGCCAGCAGAAACTGTCCAGATAAAAATCTTGTAGCTGGCGATATCGTAACCTAAAAAGGAAATGCGTCGTTCGTTTTCTTTGATGGAACGGAGAATTAAACCAAAGTTAGATTCAGTCAGCCACCAGGTTCCCACTAAAACCGCGGTGGTAAAGACTAAACTTAGCCAATACAGTCCAATGAGGGGGATTTCTGCCCCAAAAAAACTTAAAGGCGCAACGTCGGTAATGCCGTTTGTTCCACCCGTGTAGGCTTGTTGACTGACAAAAAAGGTGGTGAGCGCTGAAGAAATGGCGAGACTAATAATGGTGATATAAACGCCACTGACACGAGAATGAAAGATAAACCAACCGATGATGTAAGCAAAGCCAGCAGGAAACAATACCATCGCTATCATCGCAATGGGGAAGTATTGGAGAGGGGCGATAAACCAAGGCAGTTGTTCTAAGCCATTCCAAACCATAAAGTCAGGTAGGGCAACCCCATAGTTATTGGCTTCGGCAGAAACATTGAGTTTCAGATAATATGCCATTGCATAAGCACCGAGGGTAAAAAATACGCCTTGGGCGAAGCTGAGAATCCCAGTAAATCCCCAGACTAAATCAAGGGAGATGGCAAGAGCGCCAAATAACAAGAGTTTTGCGGTGAGTGAGGTTTGAAACTCTCCCATGATCAGGGGGAAAATGGCGAAAATGAGAAACCCGATCCCAACGCCGATCGCGCGTTTTTTGGGAAAGGTTGAGGGTTGTATGCCAGATAAGGCTTGTGTCATAAAAATTTTTCCTCTTTAAATAACGGTAGGGCTTAACCCCGCTTTTGCACGGTGAAAAGTCCTTCTGGGCGATAACGAATGATGATAATTACCGCAGTGAGAACAATGACGCGAGCCACTGGATCATTAAGGAAAAACGCGATCGCGGCGTTCGATTCACCAATCACAAATGCACCAGCAAGAACACCAACTAATTTATCCACGCCACCTGTTACCACCACCATCCAAGCATCCACGAGATAATCTTGACCCATGGGCGGGGAAACCGTTTTAATGGCAGAAATAACCGTTCCCGAAATTCCTGCTAATCCACAGCCATAAGCAAAGGTTGCCATATCCACTAAATTAGTATTGATGCCGAGACATTTTGCCATGTCACGGTTTTGAGTGACCGCTCGCATTTGTCGCCCCAAGCTCGTTCCGTAGAGAAGATAAGCAGTAAGGAGTAATAGCGCGATCGCAACCCCGATAATAAATAGGCGATA
This window contains:
- the urtC gene encoding urea ABC transporter permease subunit UrtC; translation: MTQALSGIQPSTFPKKRAIGVGIGFLIFAIFPLIMGEFQTSLTAKLLLFGALAISLDLVWGFTGILSFAQGVFFTLGAYAMAYYLKLNVSAEANNYGVALPDFMVWNGLEQLPWFIAPLQYFPIAMIAMVLFPAGFAYIIGWFIFHSRVSGVYITIISLAISSALTTFFVSQQAYTGGTNGITDVAPLSFFGAEIPLIGLYWLSLVFTTAVLVGTWWLTESNFGLILRSIKENERRISFLGYDIASYKIFIWTVSAGIAGIAGGLFVALNQFISPVYLAVSFGTQVVIWVAIGGRGTLIGPLAAALILGQVQNYAEQVTQDWQLIVGVLLLVVVLFIPNGLMSLIPKTLNFIQGNRKAATANSSSGYLQAQLIDWITPLQKLIKLPLKMLSKQFFRR
- the urtD gene encoding urea ABC transporter ATP-binding protein UrtD — its product is MNQILSVKDLQVEFFGFKALKGVNLEVADREIVTIIGPNGAGKSTLLDAIVGKSPVAHGHVEFQEKNITNHPPHEIARMGIGRKFQNPNVYNELTVFENILLALKGSHGIFASITAKLTTMKRHKITSVLERIGLMDDAGTKVSSLSHGQKQWVEIGMVLAQDPTVILLDEPTAGMTPEETHTTGEIIKAMSEFHAVVVIEHDMEFVKQIAQRIVVLHQGQTLAEGSVEEVQNNPKVVEVYLGRERIDVAA